From a single Candoia aspera isolate rCanAsp1 chromosome 2, rCanAsp1.hap2, whole genome shotgun sequence genomic region:
- the GTF2F1 gene encoding general transcription factor IIF subunit 1 isoform X2, producing the protein MTSLGTSNQGVTEYVVRVPKSTSKKYNIMAFNAADKVNFATWHQAKMERDLSNKKIYQEEEMPESGAGSEFNRKLREEARRKKYGIILKEFKPEDQPWILKVNGKAGRKFKGVKKGGVTENTSYYIFTQCPDGAFEAFPVNNWYNFTPMAKHRTLTAEEAEEEWERRNKVLNHFSIMQQRRLKDQGEEEEEEKEKKGKKKGSDLKIHDLEDELEMSSDDSEFSDTDGEKPAKAKKKAPLTKKKKKKKGSDDEAFEDSDDGDFEGQEVDYMSDGSSSSLEEVVGKPKVTKEEDIPKGIDEASESSEESEEEKPAEEKEEEEEEKKVPTPQDKKKKKDSSDESETSEDSDIDSEASSALFMMKKKTPPKKERKGSASSSQGNSRPGTPSVDAGSTSSMLRAAANKLEQGKRQAGSSELPAAKRLKMDAGAQAATASGKSTPQPQSGKSTPSSGDVQLTEDAVRRYLTRKPMTTKDLLKKFQTKKTGLSSEQTVNVLAQILKRLNPERKNINDKMHFFLKE; encoded by the exons ATGACTTCTTTG GGGACCAGCAACCAGGGAGTGACTGAATATGTTGTCCGAGTACCCAA AAGCACCTCCAAGAAATACAATATTATGGCCTTCAATGCGGCTGACAAGGTCAACTTTGCCACCTGGCACCAG GCAAAGATGGAGCGAGATCTCAGCAATAAGAAGATCTACCAGGAAGAAGAGATGCCGGAGTCTGGAGCTGGCAGTGAGTTCAACCGCAAGCTGCGTGAGGAGGCAAGGCGCAAGAAATACGGCATTATCCTGAAGGAATTCAAGCCTGAGGATCAACCTTGGATTCTGAAAGTCAATGGCAAGGCTGGACGCAA GTTCAAAGGAGTGAAAAAGGGTGGTGTGACTGAAAACACATCCTATTACATCTTCACTCAGTGTCCAGATGGTGCCTTCGAAGCCTTCCCAGTCAACAACTGGTATAATTTTACACCTATGGCCAAGCATCGCACGTTGACTGCAGAGGAAGCTGAGGAGGAATGGGAAAG GAGAAACAAAGTCCTAAACCACTTCAGCATCATGCAGCAACGGCGGCTGAAGGACCAgggtgaggaagaagaggaggagaaggagaagaaaggcaAAAAGAAGGGCAGCGATCTAAAAATCCATGACCTGGAAGATGAGCTAGAGATGAGTTCGGATGACAGCGAGTTCAGTGACACTGATG GTGAAAAGCctgccaaagccaagaaaaaagCACCACtaaccaagaaaaagaaaaagaagaaaggatcaGATGACGAAGCCTTTGAAGATAGTGATGATGGAGACTTTGAGGGCCAGGAAGTGGACTACATGTCTGATGGATCAAG CAGCTCCTTAGAGGAAGTGGTCGGTAAGCCCAAGGTGACCAAAGAAGAAGACATCCCAAAAG GCATAGATGAAGCAAGTGAGAGCAGTGAAGAGAGTGAGGAGGAGAAGCCtgcagaggagaaagaggaggaggaggaggagaagaaggtcCCCACTCcacaggacaaaaagaaaaagaaag ACAGCAGTGATGAGTCCGAGACATCGGAGGACAGTGACATCGACAGCGAAGCGTCTTCAGCTCTCTTCATGATG AAAAAGAAGACACCTCCCAAGAAGGAGCGCAAGGGCTCGGCCAGCAGCTCACAAGGGAACAGCCGCCCAGGGACGCCCTCGGTGGATGCCGGCAGCACCTCATCCATGCTGCGGGCTGCGGCCAACAAACTGGAGCAAG GAAAGCGACAGGCAGGCTCCAGTGAGCTCCCTGCGGCTAAGAGGTTGAAAATGGATGCTGGAGCCCAGGCTGCCACCGCATCTGGGAAGTCTACGCCCCAGCCACAGTCAGGCAAATCAACACCCAGCAGTGG TGATGTACAACTGACAGAAGATGCTGTGCGCCGATACCTCACTCGCAAGCCCATGACAACTAAGGACCTCCTAAAGAAGTTCCAAACCAAGAAGACTGGACTGAGCAGTGAACAGACAGTCAATGTACTGGCACAAATTCTTAAGCGCCTCAACCCTGAGCGCAAGAACATCAATGACAAGATGCACTTCTTCCTTAAGGAATGA
- the GTF2F1 gene encoding general transcription factor IIF subunit 1 isoform X1, translated as MELTVPSSFFCRTCCCKSLVEHPFSFPEMTSLGTSNQGVTEYVVRVPKSTSKKYNIMAFNAADKVNFATWHQAKMERDLSNKKIYQEEEMPESGAGSEFNRKLREEARRKKYGIILKEFKPEDQPWILKVNGKAGRKFKGVKKGGVTENTSYYIFTQCPDGAFEAFPVNNWYNFTPMAKHRTLTAEEAEEEWERRNKVLNHFSIMQQRRLKDQGEEEEEEKEKKGKKKGSDLKIHDLEDELEMSSDDSEFSDTDGEKPAKAKKKAPLTKKKKKKKGSDDEAFEDSDDGDFEGQEVDYMSDGSSSSLEEVVGKPKVTKEEDIPKGIDEASESSEESEEEKPAEEKEEEEEEKKVPTPQDKKKKKDSSDESETSEDSDIDSEASSALFMMKKKTPPKKERKGSASSSQGNSRPGTPSVDAGSTSSMLRAAANKLEQGKRQAGSSELPAAKRLKMDAGAQAATASGKSTPQPQSGKSTPSSGDVQLTEDAVRRYLTRKPMTTKDLLKKFQTKKTGLSSEQTVNVLAQILKRLNPERKNINDKMHFFLKE; from the exons ATGGAACTGACTGTGCCATCCTCTTTCTTCTGTAGAACCTGCTGTTGCAAAAGCTTGGTTGAACACCCGTTCAGCTTTCCAGAAATGACTTCTTTG GGGACCAGCAACCAGGGAGTGACTGAATATGTTGTCCGAGTACCCAA AAGCACCTCCAAGAAATACAATATTATGGCCTTCAATGCGGCTGACAAGGTCAACTTTGCCACCTGGCACCAG GCAAAGATGGAGCGAGATCTCAGCAATAAGAAGATCTACCAGGAAGAAGAGATGCCGGAGTCTGGAGCTGGCAGTGAGTTCAACCGCAAGCTGCGTGAGGAGGCAAGGCGCAAGAAATACGGCATTATCCTGAAGGAATTCAAGCCTGAGGATCAACCTTGGATTCTGAAAGTCAATGGCAAGGCTGGACGCAA GTTCAAAGGAGTGAAAAAGGGTGGTGTGACTGAAAACACATCCTATTACATCTTCACTCAGTGTCCAGATGGTGCCTTCGAAGCCTTCCCAGTCAACAACTGGTATAATTTTACACCTATGGCCAAGCATCGCACGTTGACTGCAGAGGAAGCTGAGGAGGAATGGGAAAG GAGAAACAAAGTCCTAAACCACTTCAGCATCATGCAGCAACGGCGGCTGAAGGACCAgggtgaggaagaagaggaggagaaggagaagaaaggcaAAAAGAAGGGCAGCGATCTAAAAATCCATGACCTGGAAGATGAGCTAGAGATGAGTTCGGATGACAGCGAGTTCAGTGACACTGATG GTGAAAAGCctgccaaagccaagaaaaaagCACCACtaaccaagaaaaagaaaaagaagaaaggatcaGATGACGAAGCCTTTGAAGATAGTGATGATGGAGACTTTGAGGGCCAGGAAGTGGACTACATGTCTGATGGATCAAG CAGCTCCTTAGAGGAAGTGGTCGGTAAGCCCAAGGTGACCAAAGAAGAAGACATCCCAAAAG GCATAGATGAAGCAAGTGAGAGCAGTGAAGAGAGTGAGGAGGAGAAGCCtgcagaggagaaagaggaggaggaggaggagaagaaggtcCCCACTCcacaggacaaaaagaaaaagaaag ACAGCAGTGATGAGTCCGAGACATCGGAGGACAGTGACATCGACAGCGAAGCGTCTTCAGCTCTCTTCATGATG AAAAAGAAGACACCTCCCAAGAAGGAGCGCAAGGGCTCGGCCAGCAGCTCACAAGGGAACAGCCGCCCAGGGACGCCCTCGGTGGATGCCGGCAGCACCTCATCCATGCTGCGGGCTGCGGCCAACAAACTGGAGCAAG GAAAGCGACAGGCAGGCTCCAGTGAGCTCCCTGCGGCTAAGAGGTTGAAAATGGATGCTGGAGCCCAGGCTGCCACCGCATCTGGGAAGTCTACGCCCCAGCCACAGTCAGGCAAATCAACACCCAGCAGTGG TGATGTACAACTGACAGAAGATGCTGTGCGCCGATACCTCACTCGCAAGCCCATGACAACTAAGGACCTCCTAAAGAAGTTCCAAACCAAGAAGACTGGACTGAGCAGTGAACAGACAGTCAATGTACTGGCACAAATTCTTAAGCGCCTCAACCCTGAGCGCAAGAACATCAATGACAAGATGCACTTCTTCCTTAAGGAATGA
- the LOC134490967 gene encoding adenylate kinase isoenzyme 1-like isoform X2, producing the protein MGICQGSLPKSNKPLKSELKGKLKDSIIIFMIGGPGSGKGVQSIQLSSRYDFYHVAIGDLLREEASRSTSKGKAIRDFLLKGAMVPSGYVLDLLTDKMLKAENSKGFFIEGFPREINQARMFEEIVGRLPNIVIVFDCSTETMIQRLMIRSQLGQRVDDHERIIRQRLETHYTLCEPVLTYYLQKSILRNILGEEPPEVVFAKCCGVVDDVIKAATSTV; encoded by the exons ATGGGGATTTGCCAGGGTAGTCTTCCAAAATCCAATAAACCCTTGAAGAGTGAACTGAAAG GAAAGTTGAAAGACTCTATCATCATCTTTATGATAGGAGGTCCTGGCTCTGGTAAGGGGGTGCAGAGTATCCAGCTATCTAGTAGATATGATTTCTACCATGTGGCTATTGGAGATCTGCTGCGGGAAGAAGCCAGCCGGAGCACTAGCAAGGGCAAGGCCATTAGGGACTTCCTGCTGAAAGGTGCTATGGTGCCCTCG GGCTATGTCTTGGACCTGCTGACTGACAAGATGCTAAAAGCTGAAAACTCCAAAGGATTCTTCATTGAAGGCTTCCCCCGAGAAATCAATCAAGCCAGGATGTTTGAGGAAATC GTGGGACGTTTGCCCAACATTGTTATCGTGTTTGACTGCTCTACAGAGACCATGATCCAGCGGCTGATGATCAGAAGCCAACTGGGCCAAAGAGTGGATGACCATGAGAGAATTATCCGGCAGCGACTTGAGACTCACTACACACTGTGTGAACCTGTCCTCACCTACTACCTGCAGAAGAGCATACTCCGGAAT ATCCTTGGGGAGGAACCCCCAGAAGTAGTTTTTGCCAAGTGCTGCGGTGTTGTTGATGACGTGATAAAAGCAGCTACCTCAACTGTATAG
- the LOC134490967 gene encoding adenylate kinase isoenzyme 1-like isoform X1, whose protein sequence is MIGGPGSGKGVQSIQLSSRYDFYHVAIGDLLREEASRSTSKGKAIRDFLLKGAMVPSGYVLDLLTDKMLKAENSKGFFIEGFPREINQARMFEEIVGRLPNIVIVFDCSTETMIQRLMIRSQLGQRVDDHERIIRQRLETHYTLCEPVLTYYLQKSILRNILGEEPPEVVFAKCCGVVDDVIKAATSTV, encoded by the exons ATGATAGGAGGTCCTGGCTCTGGTAAGGGGGTGCAGAGTATCCAGCTATCTAGTAGATATGATTTCTACCATGTGGCTATTGGAGATCTGCTGCGGGAAGAAGCCAGCCGGAGCACTAGCAAGGGCAAGGCCATTAGGGACTTCCTGCTGAAAGGTGCTATGGTGCCCTCG GGCTATGTCTTGGACCTGCTGACTGACAAGATGCTAAAAGCTGAAAACTCCAAAGGATTCTTCATTGAAGGCTTCCCCCGAGAAATCAATCAAGCCAGGATGTTTGAGGAAATC GTGGGACGTTTGCCCAACATTGTTATCGTGTTTGACTGCTCTACAGAGACCATGATCCAGCGGCTGATGATCAGAAGCCAACTGGGCCAAAGAGTGGATGACCATGAGAGAATTATCCGGCAGCGACTTGAGACTCACTACACACTGTGTGAACCTGTCCTCACCTACTACCTGCAGAAGAGCATACTCCGGAAT ATCCTTGGGGAGGAACCCCCAGAAGTAGTTTTTGCCAAGTGCTGCGGTGTTGTTGATGACGTGATAAAAGCAGCTACCTCAACTGTATAG
- the KHSRP gene encoding far upstream element-binding protein 2 isoform X3: MEISQRAKKWLPSQNPCLHHLSLDRSTLPQVIGRGGEQINKIQQDSGCKVQISPDSGGLPERSVSLTGSPESVQKAKMMLDDIVSRGRGGPPGQFHDNANGQNGTVQEIMIPAGKAGLVIGKGGETIKQLQERAGVKMILIQDGSQNTNVDKPLRIIGDPYKVQQACEMVMDILRERDQGGFGDRNEYGSRIGGGIDVPVPRHSVGVVIGRSGEMIKKIQNDAGVRIQFKQDDGTGPEKIAHIMGPPDRCEHAARIINDLLQSLRSGPPGPPGSGMPPGGRGRGRGQGNWGPPGGEMTFSIPTHKCGLVIGRGGENVKAINQQTGAFVEISRQLPPNGDPNFKLFIIRGSPQQIDHAKQLIEEKIEGPLCPVGPGPGPGGPPGPAPMGPFNPGPFSQGPPSAPPHPGGPPPPQYPPQGWGNAYPQWQPPAPHDPSKYLSGLAAAADPNAAWAAYYSHYYQQPPGPVPGAPPAPTAPPVQGEPPQPPPTGQSDYTKAWEEYYKKLGQQPQQPGAPPQQDYTKAWEEYYKKQAQVATGAGPAAPPGPQPDYSAAWAEYYRQQAAYYGQTPGAGGPVPPPTQQGQQAQ, from the exons TCATAGGAAGAGGTGGCGAGCAGATCAACAAAATACAGCAGGACTCTGGATGCAAAGTACAGATCTCACCAG ACAGTGGAGGACTACCAGAGCGGAGTGTCTCTCTGACGGGATCACCAGAATCTGTACA AAAGGCAAAGATGATGCTTGATGATATTGTGTCTCGAGGGCGTGGTGGGCCACCTGGTCAGTTCCATGATAATGCCAATGGGCAGAATGGTACAGTACAGGAAATCATGATCCCAGCTGGGAAAGCAGGCCTGGTGATCGGCAAAGGAGGAGAGACCATTAAACAGTTGCAG GAACGGGCTGGAGTGAAAATGATTCTAATTCAGGACGGTTCACAAAACACAAATGTAGATAAGCCTCTTCGAATAATTGGTGACCCATACAAAGTGCAG CAAGCCTGTGAAATGGTAATGGACATCTTACGAGAGAGGGACCAGGGAGGCTTTGGTGACCGGAATGAATATGGTTCGAGGATTGGTGGAGGAATAGAT GTCCCAGTCCCCAGGCATTCTGTTGGTGTGGTCATTGGGCGGAGTGGAGAGATGATTAAGAAAATACAGAACGATGCTGGAGTTCGGATCCAGTTCAAGCAAG ATGATGGGACAGGTCCTGAGAAAATTGCCCATATCATGGGTCCTCCTGACAGATGTGAACATGCTGCCAGGATTATCAATGACCTTCTCCAGAGTCTTCGG AGTGGCCCACCAGGCCCTCCAGGCTCGGGAAtgcctcctggaggcagaggtaggGGCAGAGGGCAGGGCAACTGGGGGCCTCCAGGAGGAGAGATGACCTTCTCTATACCTACGCACAAATGTGGTCTGGTCATTGGCAGAG GTGGGGAAAATGTAAAGGCCATAAATCAGCAGACGGGAGCCTTTGTAGAAATATCTCGGCAGCTACCACCCAATGGAGACCCCAACTTCAAATTATTCATTATCCGTGGCTCACCTCAGCAGATTGATcatgccaaacagctgattgagGAGAAGATTGAG GGTCCCCTCTGCCCCGTTGGGCCAGGGCCTGGACCTGGTGGACCTCCTGGACCAGCACCCATGGGTCCCTTCAACCCTGGGCCTTTCAGTCAAGGACCACCCAGTGCACCTCCTCA CCCTGGGGGACCACCACCACCTCAGTATCCACCTCAAGGTTGGGGAAATGCCTACCCACAGTGGCAACCTCCTGCTCCTCATGACCCAAGTAAGTATTTGTCAGGgcttg cagcagccgcagaCCCCAACGCTGCCTGGGCAGCCTATTACTCGCACTACTACCAGCAGCCTCCTGGCCCGGTTCCAGGAGCACCGCCAGCCCCCACCGCACCACCGGTGCAAGGAGAGcccccccagccaccccccacTGGACAGTCGGACTATACTAAAGCGTGGGAGGAGTACTACAAAAAACTAG GCCAGCAGCCCCAGCAGCCTGGAGCTCCCCCCCAGCAGGACTACACAAAAGCCTGGGAGGAGTATTATAAGAAGCAAG CTCAAGTAGCGACTGGGGCAGGGCCAGCAGCACCACCAGGACCTCAACCGGACTATAGTGCAGCATGGGCAGAATACTACAGACAACAGGCTGCCTATTATGGACAGACGCCTGGTGCTGGTGGACCAGTGCCACCCCCCACACAGCAGGGACAGCAG GCTCAGTGA